Below is a genomic region from Mesorhizobium sp..
GAACCCGACCTGGGGCGTCGACATCGGCGCGATCGACTTCATCCACGGCGAACTGATGCGCATGCGCGACGAGGGACACGCCGTACTGCTCGTCTCCTCCGAACTCGACGAGGTGCTGGCGCTGTCTGACCGTGTGCTGGTCATGTTCGAGGGCAGGGTGGCCGGCGAGGTTGCGCGCGCCGAGGCCAGCCGCGAGCGCATCGGCAGCCTGATGACCTCCCGCGCGATCGATGCGCTGCGGGAGGTTGCATGAACGGCTCGGCGAAAGGACTGCTGCGCGGCGAGGTGCTGCCCTGGCTTGGTGTCGCGGCGTCGATCGCCGTGGTGATGGTCGCGCTGATGGCATTGGTCGGCGCACCGTTCGGCGAAGCGCTCTCCGGCTTCGTCGACGCAGCCATCGGCGGGCGTCGCTTCTCCTATCTTTTCACCACCCTAAGCCGCGCCGCGCTGATCGTCGGCATGGCGATCTCGGTGATGCTGTCCTTCCGCGCCGGCCTGTTCAACATCGGCGGCGAGGGGCAACTCGTCGCCGGCGGTCTGGTGGCCGCGCTGGTGGCGATCCTGCTCCCCGGTCCGCCGCTCGTCGTGCTCGGCGTGTCGATCTTCGCAGCCATGGCCGCCGGTGCGCTGTGGGCGCTGCTGGCCGGCATCCTGCAGGTCCAACTCGGCGTGCCGCTGCTCGTCGGCTCGCTGCTGCTCAACTATCCGATCCGCTACCTCGGTTCGTACCTCGTGGCGCACCCGTTTCGCGACGTGCAGTCCGGAATGGTGCAGTCGCATCTCGTACCGCAGGCGACATGGCTGCCTTATTTCCCCGGCACCCGTCTCGACATCGGCATCCTGTTCATCGCCGCCGCGAGCATCTTCGCGATCGTCTACTCCCGCTCGACCGTGC
It encodes:
- a CDS encoding ABC transporter permease, with the translated sequence MNGSAKGLLRGEVLPWLGVAASIAVVMVALMALVGAPFGEALSGFVDAAIGGRRFSYLFTTLSRAALIVGMAISVMLSFRAGLFNIGGEGQLVAGGLVAALVAILLPGPPLVVLGVSIFAAMAAGALWALLAGILQVQLGVPLLVGSLLLNYPIRYLGSYLVAHPFRDVQSGMVQSHLVPQATWLPYFPGTRLDIGILFIAAASIFAIVYSRSTVHGYHARLNGLSSDFARAVGLPVKTLALQTLAMSGAIAGLVGAVAVFGIHHRFIDGMLVQPLYAWTGIIAVLLVGMIPWLVPLSGFFFAAIQTGAAGMERTAGVPKEIALVMQAVIILFVASRVSGALLASSGRKAGGGDDA